In a genomic window of Pelodiscus sinensis isolate JC-2024 chromosome 32, ASM4963464v1, whole genome shotgun sequence:
- the LOC106731294 gene encoding uncharacterized protein LOC106731294, whose amino-acid sequence MSPKRSKGNVSQNPEQGKPLKSQGRPEAQQPVPSEEREGKYAHRGRGVRKRKDTIVRQRTYAGERPNICIECGKSFNQSSDLLNHRRIHTGEKPYKCIDCGKSFSINSNLLRHQRSHTEETPHQCSDCGKSFTDKSTQTQHQCVQTDERPYKCIDCGKSFSRSSRHKKRLKSPAGKKQDTCPLEDRAAAGKVKKPKASKKRTSAIEIPNTCAECWQSFSQNSDLVKHMRIHTGEKPYECTHCGKCFNVSSNLIRHQRIHTGEKPYTCSDCGKSFTDKSTLTQHHRIHTGEKPYECIYCGKSFSRSSHHKRHQRTHTGENPVSFLPLWPYPTQAC is encoded by the coding sequence ATGTCTCCAAAACGATCCAAAGGAAACGTATCTCAGAATCCGGAGCAGGGGAAGCCCCTTAAGAGTCAGGGCaggccagaagcccagcagccAGTCCCTTCGGAGGAGAGAGAAGGTAAATATGCCCACCGCGGGAGAGGCGTGAGGAAACGCAAAGACACCATCGTCCGCCAGAGAACGTACGCCGGGGAGAGGCCCAACATCTGCATCgagtgcgggaaaagcttcaaccAGAGCTCAGACCTGCTGAACCATCGGCGAATCCACACCGGAGAGAAGCCCTATAAATGCATCGattgcgggaaaagcttcagcatCAATTCAAACCTCCTCCGGCACCAGAGGAGCCACACAGAGGAGACACCCCACcagtgctctgactgtgggaaaagcttcacggACAAGTCCACTCAGACCCAGCACCAGTGTGTCCAGACGGACGAAAGGCCCTACAAGTGCATCGACTGCGGGAAAAGTTTCAGCCGTAGCTCCCGCCACAAGAAGCGCCTGAAAAGCCCCGCCGGGAAAAAGCAGGACACATGCCCCCTAGAGGACAGAGCTGCTGCCGGGAAAGTCAAAAAACCCAAAGCATCGAAGAAGAGAACCTCAGCCATCGAGATCCCCAACACGTGTGCCGAGTGCTGGCAGAGCTTCAGCCAGAACTCGGACCTGGTCAAACACATGCGGATCCACACGGGCGAGAAACCCTACGAGTGCACCCACTGCGGGAAATGCTTCAACGTCAGCTCCAACCTGATCAGACACCAGAGGATCCACACGGGGGAGAAACCCTACAcgtgctctgactgcgggaaaagcttcactgACAAATCCACCCTCACCCAGCACCACCGGATCCACACGGGCGAGAAGCCGTACGAGTGCATttactgcgggaaaagcttcagccgCAGCTCCCACCACAAGAGGCaccagagaacccacacaggggagaaccCCGTGTCCTTCCTGCCTTTATGGCCCTACCCCACTCAAGCATGCTAA